The following coding sequences are from one Gimesia chilikensis window:
- a CDS encoding MFS transporter codes for MDSPADSLSLNDSKPTRVRYLVLAGLSSGFLLAYLPRAGLAPLATTIQQDLSLDDLQMGRVLAAFYAGYFLFQIPGGILGQKLGNRLALPLLQLTAGIANLLTALAASFGLIWFSRLLLGLAQAGMVPCSAQVIKNWIPEAKRGTASSLMGSFMSVGSIIATGVTAALVDPLGWRLPLVLFSLFSVCWMLLFFLLFRDRPQDHPKTNHAEVELINGADRNAVSENKATSSTPIRQLFIRMVSNASLWLFCLQSIFRAFGYAFFITWFPAYLQQSSGASVQKAGLLAMLPLTSIVLGTLAGGRLIDLIYQWTGNKYFSRSLLSAGSSLICAVCILLASQVPAEDAVYLISCGTFLSGMGNPAIWVTSMDLGGRHTSVIIAIVNMAGVVGGYLSPIAVGVLFTYIKAMPVPEWNLVLYLFAGIYLGATLSWALINPRNSLSEN; via the coding sequence ATGGATTCTCCAGCAGACAGCCTCTCCCTGAATGATTCCAAACCGACACGGGTGCGTTATCTGGTACTGGCTGGTTTAAGCAGTGGTTTTCTACTGGCCTATCTGCCACGCGCAGGACTGGCTCCTCTGGCGACTACGATTCAGCAGGATCTCAGTCTGGATGATCTGCAGATGGGACGCGTGCTGGCTGCTTTTTATGCCGGTTATTTCCTGTTTCAGATTCCGGGCGGCATACTGGGACAGAAACTGGGGAATCGGCTGGCGTTACCTTTACTCCAGCTGACAGCAGGCATTGCGAATCTGTTAACGGCCCTGGCAGCTTCATTCGGACTGATCTGGTTTTCACGTCTGTTGCTGGGACTGGCACAGGCCGGTATGGTTCCCTGTTCGGCACAAGTGATTAAGAACTGGATTCCCGAAGCGAAACGCGGCACAGCCAGTTCTCTGATGGGCAGTTTCATGTCCGTGGGGAGTATCATCGCCACAGGGGTGACTGCTGCATTGGTTGACCCGTTGGGCTGGCGTCTGCCCCTGGTATTGTTCAGCCTGTTCTCTGTCTGCTGGATGTTACTCTTTTTCCTCTTATTCCGTGATCGTCCGCAGGACCACCCGAAAACGAATCATGCTGAAGTGGAACTGATTAATGGAGCTGACAGGAATGCCGTCTCAGAAAATAAGGCAACAAGCTCAACGCCGATTCGTCAGTTATTCATACGAATGGTCTCGAATGCGAGTCTCTGGCTGTTCTGTCTGCAGTCCATATTCCGGGCGTTTGGATACGCATTTTTCATTACCTGGTTCCCCGCTTACCTGCAGCAGTCCAGTGGCGCATCTGTGCAGAAAGCAGGACTGTTGGCGATGCTGCCGCTGACAAGTATCGTGTTGGGGACCCTGGCGGGAGGGCGTCTGATCGATCTGATTTATCAATGGACGGGCAACAAATACTTCAGCCGTTCGCTGCTCAGCGCCGGGTCCTCGCTGATCTGTGCAGTCTGTATTCTTCTGGCCAGTCAGGTCCCTGCTGAAGATGCCGTTTACCTGATTTCCTGCGGAACGTTTCTCTCCGGCATGGGGAATCCCGCGATCTGGGTGACGTCTATGGATCTGGGAGGCAGGCATACATCGGTCATTATCGCGATTGTGAATATGGCAGGCGTTGTGGGGGGCTATCTCTCACCCATCGCAGTGGGCGTCTTATTCACTTACATCAAAGCAATGCCGGTACCGGAGTGGAATCTGGTACTTTACCTCTTTGCTGGAATCTATCTGGGCGCAACCTTGAGCTGGGCATTGATCAATCCCCGTAATTCCCTGTCTGAAAACTGA